Proteins encoded together in one Sinorhizobium meliloti window:
- a CDS encoding AzlC family ABC transporter permease has translation MSRGDFREGLRGGFPIMLAASPFGALFGALAVDNGFSIADAVFMSATVYAGASQMVGIELFGSNVQPWLVVLSVFAVNFRHVLYSASLAKHIRHFSFAQKLIAFFLLVDPQYAETEQRGERGLPVTFAWYAGFGVVIYVPWIINTLIGAIFGQLIGDPKAIGLDVLLPIYFLGLVMSFRTRDRFLPIVAVSAVASVAAMHFVGSPWHVSIGALAGIVLAACMPPKRPAIEARAVEKEA, from the coding sequence ATGAGCAGAGGCGATTTCCGGGAAGGGCTTCGCGGCGGCTTTCCGATCATGCTGGCGGCATCGCCCTTCGGCGCGCTTTTCGGCGCGCTTGCGGTGGATAACGGTTTTTCGATTGCCGATGCGGTATTCATGAGCGCCACCGTCTATGCGGGTGCAAGCCAGATGGTCGGCATAGAACTCTTCGGAAGCAACGTGCAGCCCTGGCTCGTGGTGCTCTCGGTCTTTGCGGTCAACTTCCGCCACGTGCTCTATTCCGCTTCTCTCGCCAAGCACATCCGCCATTTCAGCTTCGCTCAAAAGCTGATCGCCTTCTTTCTGCTCGTGGATCCGCAATATGCAGAGACCGAACAGCGCGGCGAGCGCGGATTGCCGGTCACCTTCGCCTGGTATGCGGGCTTCGGCGTCGTGATCTATGTTCCATGGATCATCAACACGCTGATCGGTGCGATTTTCGGGCAGCTGATCGGCGATCCCAAGGCGATCGGTCTCGACGTGCTCCTCCCGATCTACTTTCTAGGGCTGGTGATGAGCTTCCGCACACGCGACCGTTTTCTGCCGATCGTGGCCGTGAGCGCCGTCGCCTCGGTGGCGGCAATGCATTTCGTCGGCTCCCCCTGGCATGTCAGCATCGGCGCGCTTGCCGGCATCGTGCTTGCGGCCTGTATGCCGCCGAAGCGGCCGGCGATCGAAGCCCGCGCCGTGGAAAAGGAGGCCTGA
- a CDS encoding aminopeptidase P family protein, with protein MFQSFEVTSTPQFGKERTTALRAALATLGVDGFLVPRADEFQGEYVPRSSERLSWLTGFTGSAGVALVTQREAIVFVDGRYVTQLKEQVDGSVFTGGDLIGEPPHVWLERHGPKGFRLGIDPWLHTAAEVRRLEKALTAVGGSVVLLDHNPLDRLWADRPAAPLGPVTIQPVEHAGQLARDKIAEIAAGVSKAKAAAVILTDPSSVAWTFNIRGSDVPHTPHPLARAIVHADGSAELFLDKRKTGIEQEAYLTQLADIMAPATFDDRLAALASTGAAIMIDPDLAPFAIGELIRRKEGSVVEAIDPARLPRACKNAAEIAGSTRAHLQDGAAMVEFLAWLDAREPGSVTEIGATRQLEAMRAAVGERMQNPLKDVSFDTIAGAGSHAAIMHYRVTNETDRRIEAGTMFLIDSGAQYINGTTDITRTVAIGAVPEEQKRFFTLVLKGMIAISTARFPKGSRGVDLDPLARIALWKAGADYAHGTGHGVGSYLSVHEGPQRIARLATQELLPGMILSNEPGYYRPGAFGIRIENLVVVRQPEEIDGGDQPMLGFGTLTFCPIDRRLVLPALLTDDELGWLNAYHAETREKLMPLLSDAETRDWLVNATEAIAR; from the coding sequence ATGTTCCAATCCTTCGAAGTCACCTCCACGCCCCAGTTCGGCAAGGAGAGAACCACCGCCCTGCGTGCCGCCCTCGCAACCCTGGGCGTCGATGGCTTCCTCGTGCCGCGTGCCGACGAATTTCAAGGGGAGTATGTGCCCCGCAGTTCCGAGCGGCTGTCGTGGCTGACGGGCTTTACCGGTTCGGCCGGTGTAGCGCTCGTGACGCAGCGCGAAGCGATCGTCTTCGTCGACGGCCGTTATGTAACCCAGCTCAAGGAGCAGGTGGACGGCAGCGTCTTCACCGGCGGCGATCTCATCGGCGAACCGCCGCATGTCTGGCTGGAGCGTCATGGACCCAAGGGCTTCCGCCTCGGCATCGATCCTTGGCTGCACACCGCGGCGGAAGTTCGCCGGCTCGAAAAGGCGCTGACGGCGGTCGGCGGCAGTGTCGTCCTTCTCGACCACAATCCGCTCGACCGGCTCTGGGCCGATCGTCCCGCAGCGCCGCTCGGGCCTGTGACGATCCAGCCGGTCGAGCATGCGGGACAATTGGCAAGAGACAAGATAGCGGAGATCGCGGCGGGCGTGTCAAAGGCGAAGGCCGCGGCCGTCATACTCACCGATCCCTCCTCCGTCGCCTGGACCTTCAACATCCGTGGCAGCGACGTGCCGCACACGCCGCACCCGCTGGCACGCGCCATCGTCCATGCGGACGGAAGCGCCGAGCTTTTCCTCGACAAACGCAAGACCGGCATCGAGCAGGAGGCCTACCTGACGCAGCTCGCCGATATAATGGCGCCTGCTACCTTCGACGATCGGCTCGCCGCCCTCGCCTCAACCGGCGCAGCCATCATGATCGATCCGGATCTCGCCCCCTTTGCGATCGGCGAGCTGATTCGCAGGAAGGAAGGTTCGGTGGTCGAGGCGATCGATCCCGCCCGCCTGCCACGCGCCTGCAAGAATGCAGCCGAGATCGCCGGATCGACCCGGGCGCACCTGCAGGATGGTGCGGCGATGGTCGAGTTCCTCGCCTGGCTGGACGCGAGGGAGCCCGGCAGCGTCACCGAAATCGGCGCAACCAGGCAATTGGAGGCAATGCGCGCGGCCGTCGGCGAGCGCATGCAGAACCCCCTGAAGGACGTTTCTTTCGACACGATCGCCGGCGCCGGTTCGCATGCCGCGATCATGCATTACCGGGTCACGAACGAAACCGACCGGCGGATCGAGGCGGGTACCATGTTCCTGATCGACTCCGGCGCGCAATACATCAACGGCACGACCGACATCACCCGCACGGTCGCGATCGGCGCGGTGCCGGAAGAACAGAAACGATTCTTCACGCTCGTGCTCAAGGGCATGATCGCAATCAGCACGGCGCGCTTCCCGAAGGGGTCACGCGGCGTCGATCTCGATCCGCTCGCCCGGATCGCACTGTGGAAGGCGGGCGCCGATTATGCGCACGGGACCGGCCACGGTGTCGGCTCCTATCTCTCGGTCCACGAAGGACCGCAGCGCATTGCCCGGCTTGCCACGCAGGAATTGCTGCCGGGCATGATCCTGTCCAACGAACCCGGTTACTATCGCCCCGGTGCCTTCGGCATCCGCATCGAGAATCTCGTCGTCGTCCGCCAGCCGGAGGAGATCGATGGCGGCGACCAGCCGATGCTCGGCTTCGGCACGCTGACCTTCTGCCCGATCGATCGCCGGCTCGTCCTTCCCGCCCTGCTGACCGACGACGAGCTCGGCTGGCTGAATGCCTACCACGCGGAAACGCGGGAAAAGCTGATGCCGCTGCTGTCGGACGCGGAGACGAGAGACTGGCTGGTCAATGCTACGGAAGCAATCGCACGGTAG
- a CDS encoding AzlD family protein — protein MDAQHLDLLYLIVAAAVATYVTRFGGYVLITQLKYIPPRIESALNAVPAAVLTTLVAPAFVYGGIDVAAAMLVAFVIGLRFSTLRMLLVGWIAVMAIRHLIM, from the coding sequence TTGGACGCGCAACACCTCGATCTGCTCTATCTCATCGTTGCGGCCGCGGTCGCCACTTATGTCACGCGCTTCGGTGGCTACGTGCTCATCACGCAACTGAAGTACATTCCCCCGCGGATCGAATCTGCGCTGAACGCAGTTCCCGCGGCTGTATTGACGACGCTGGTGGCGCCCGCCTTCGTCTATGGTGGCATCGACGTCGCCGCAGCGATGCTCGTCGCCTTCGTCATCGGGCTGCGCTTCTCGACGCTTCGGATGCTGCTCGTCGGCTGGATCGCGGTCATGGCGATCCGGCACCTGATCATGTAG